A region from the Agrococcus sp. SL85 genome encodes:
- a CDS encoding TRAP transporter small permease, which produces MPRLVDRIMSMLDVIVQWLCVAFLALIVISVSWQVLARYVTRESSSWTTEVASLAFVWLAMLAIALGVRQGRHMVLDIWEYLPQRRWLRIAVTTVASALVLFTLAVLVLYGIEALPSALRRNMPGIDLPFGLISLAVPVGCGISALFAIEAWWRLVRNPDPEVDPLPSRVLFQSEEDTMVKGEM; this is translated from the coding sequence ATGCCACGACTGGTCGATCGCATCATGTCGATGCTCGACGTCATCGTCCAATGGCTCTGCGTGGCCTTCCTCGCGCTCATCGTGATCTCGGTCTCGTGGCAGGTGCTCGCCCGCTACGTCACCCGCGAGAGCTCGTCGTGGACCACCGAGGTCGCCTCGCTCGCCTTCGTCTGGCTCGCGATGCTCGCCATCGCGCTCGGCGTCCGCCAGGGCCGGCACATGGTGCTCGACATCTGGGAGTACCTGCCCCAGCGGCGGTGGCTGCGCATCGCGGTCACGACCGTCGCCAGCGCCCTCGTGCTCTTCACGCTCGCGGTCCTGGTGCTCTACGGCATCGAGGCCCTGCCCAGCGCGCTCCGCCGCAACATGCCGGGGATCGACCTGCCGTTCGGCCTCATCTCCCTCGCCGTGCCCGTCGGCTGCGGCATCTCGGCGCTCTTCGCGATCGAGGCCTGGTGGAGGCTCGTGCGCAACCCCGACCCCGAGGTGGATCCGCTCCCCTCGCGCGTCCTGTTCCAGTCCGAGGAGGACACGATGGTGAAGGGAGAGATGTGA
- a CDS encoding NAD(P)H-dependent oxidoreductase has protein sequence MNLYTLLQRRNAESGPIRVGVIGAGKFASMFLTQASVTPELHVVGVADIDVPKAKDALARTGWDADRVAAATLDEAARTGLTAVIDDSMALIRHPAVEVILEVTGNPIVGTDHAVAAIDHGKHVIMVNVEADCMVGPLLQRRAAAAGVVYSMAYGDQPALISELVDWCRTVGFDVVAAGKGTKYLPEYHYSTPDTVWDHYGFSDEQLASGDFNPKMFNSFLDGTKSAIEMAAVANGTGLEPQLDGLAFPAAGVDDLPHVFRERSVGGSLDRRGTVEIASSLHRDGSEVERDLRWGVYVTFEARTDYAVQCFAEYGVKTDETGRYGSLFRPYHMIGLELGVSIASAVLRGEATGAPTGFRGDVVTTAKRDLRAGETLDGEGGFTVFGKLRPASYSLEHGALPLGLAHGAKLVRDVPKDRSVTWADVDADETLAAVKVRRELEAEFRAEHGITTP, from the coding sequence TTGAACCTCTACACGCTGCTGCAGCGACGGAACGCCGAGTCCGGCCCCATCCGGGTGGGCGTCATCGGTGCCGGCAAGTTCGCCTCGATGTTCCTCACGCAGGCCTCGGTCACGCCCGAGCTCCACGTCGTGGGCGTCGCCGACATCGACGTGCCGAAGGCGAAGGATGCGCTCGCCCGCACCGGCTGGGATGCCGACCGCGTCGCCGCCGCGACGCTCGACGAGGCCGCCCGCACGGGCCTCACCGCCGTGATCGACGACTCGATGGCGCTCATCCGTCACCCCGCGGTCGAGGTGATCCTGGAGGTCACGGGCAACCCGATCGTCGGCACCGACCACGCCGTCGCCGCGATCGACCACGGCAAGCACGTGATCATGGTCAACGTCGAGGCCGACTGCATGGTGGGCCCGCTGCTGCAGCGCCGCGCCGCCGCCGCGGGCGTCGTCTACTCGATGGCCTACGGCGACCAGCCGGCCCTCATCTCCGAGCTCGTCGACTGGTGCCGCACCGTCGGCTTCGACGTCGTCGCGGCGGGCAAGGGCACGAAGTACCTGCCCGAGTACCACTACTCGACGCCCGACACCGTGTGGGACCACTACGGCTTCAGCGACGAGCAGCTCGCGAGCGGCGACTTCAACCCCAAGATGTTCAACTCGTTCCTCGACGGCACGAAGTCGGCGATCGAGATGGCGGCCGTCGCCAACGGCACGGGCCTCGAGCCGCAGCTCGACGGCCTGGCGTTCCCCGCCGCCGGCGTCGACGACCTCCCGCACGTGTTCCGCGAGCGCAGCGTCGGCGGCTCGCTCGACCGCCGCGGCACCGTCGAGATCGCCTCGAGCCTGCACCGCGACGGCAGCGAGGTGGAGCGGGACCTCCGCTGGGGCGTCTACGTCACCTTCGAGGCCAGGACCGACTACGCGGTGCAGTGCTTCGCCGAGTACGGCGTCAAGACCGACGAGACGGGCCGCTACGGCTCGCTCTTCCGGCCGTACCACATGATCGGCCTCGAGCTCGGGGTCTCGATCGCGAGCGCGGTGCTGCGCGGCGAGGCCACCGGAGCCCCCACGGGCTTCCGCGGCGACGTCGTCACGACCGCCAAGCGCGACCTGCGGGCCGGCGAGACGCTCGACGGGGAGGGCGGCTTCACCGTCTTCGGGAAGCTGCGCCCCGCCTCCTACTCGCTCGAGCACGGCGCGCTGCCGCTGGGCCTCGCGCACGGCGCCAAGCTCGTGCGCGACGTCCCCAAGGACCGCTCGGTCACGTGGGCGGACGTCGACGCCGACGAGACCCTCGCGGCCGTCAAGGTGCGCCGCGAGCTCGAGGCGGAGTTCCGCGCCGAGCACGGCATCACGACTCCGTAA